In a genomic window of Streptomyces pristinaespiralis:
- a CDS encoding IucA/IucC family protein — protein sequence MPFTPPGLTRENWDRAAARLLAKMIGEFAYEEIIEPVPDPSGSGPDDEGLRYTLPIDAEGVLTFRARRGAYGSWRVDPASVECDGRPFTDPLAFLARARNLLGLDGATLGHLLREMSVTLAGDTRLDGTALTAAELADLGYAELEGHQTGHPWLVLNKGRIGFSAGDADRWAPEARRLVRLPWIAVRTGLAAYRGVAGLDRAEDLYLRELDEANRESFADALRARGLDPAAYLFLPVHPWQWDEVLLPLYAPAVADGRIVPLPSDGDLRLPQQSIRTFVNVDRPDRHTVKLPLSILNTLVWRGLPTERTLAAPAVTAWVHGLRDADPFLRDECRVVLLGEVASVTVEHPLYDHLAEVPYQYKELLGAIWREPLQPRLDAGERARTLASLLHTDPQGRAFTAELVARSGLAPTVWLQRLFAALLPPLLHFLYRYGTVFSPHGENAIVVYDDHDVPVRLAIKDFVDDVNVSAQPVPEHASMPEDVRRILLTEEPGFLTQFIHAGLFVGVFRYLAPLCEEQLNVPEAEFFSLVRAEILRYQARFPGLKERYETFDLLTARIERLCLNRNRLHLDGYRDRPERPHAAVHGTVPNPLATA from the coding sequence GTGCCGTTCACGCCCCCGGGTCTGACCCGGGAGAACTGGGACCGGGCCGCTGCCCGCCTCCTCGCGAAAATGATCGGCGAGTTCGCCTACGAAGAGATCATCGAGCCGGTGCCGGACCCGTCCGGATCAGGTCCCGACGACGAGGGTCTTCGCTACACCCTGCCCATCGACGCCGAAGGCGTGCTCACCTTCCGCGCCCGCCGCGGCGCCTACGGAAGCTGGCGTGTCGACCCCGCCTCCGTCGAATGCGACGGCCGCCCCTTCACCGACCCGCTCGCCTTCCTCGCGCGGGCCAGGAACCTGCTGGGGCTCGACGGAGCCACCCTCGGCCACCTGCTGCGCGAAATGTCCGTCACCCTGGCCGGCGACACCCGGCTCGACGGCACCGCGCTGACCGCCGCCGAGCTCGCGGACCTGGGCTACGCGGAACTCGAGGGCCACCAGACGGGCCACCCGTGGCTGGTTCTCAACAAGGGCCGGATCGGCTTCTCCGCCGGCGACGCCGACCGGTGGGCACCGGAAGCCCGCCGCTTGGTACGCCTCCCCTGGATAGCGGTGCGGACCGGCCTCGCCGCTTACCGCGGCGTCGCCGGGCTCGACCGGGCCGAGGACCTCTATCTCCGCGAGCTCGACGAGGCGAACCGCGAGTCCTTCGCCGACGCACTGCGCGCGAGGGGCCTCGATCCCGCCGCATACCTGTTCCTCCCGGTGCATCCCTGGCAGTGGGACGAAGTGCTCCTCCCCCTGTACGCGCCCGCCGTCGCGGACGGCCGCATCGTTCCCCTGCCCAGCGACGGTGACCTGCGACTGCCCCAGCAGTCGATCAGGACCTTCGTGAACGTCGACCGTCCCGATCGCCACACGGTCAAACTGCCGCTGTCCATCCTGAACACCCTGGTCTGGCGCGGCCTGCCCACAGAGCGCACTCTCGCCGCCCCCGCCGTCACCGCGTGGGTGCACGGGCTGCGTGACGCCGACCCGTTCCTGCGCGACGAGTGCCGGGTCGTCCTGCTCGGGGAGGTCGCCTCCGTCACGGTCGAGCATCCGCTGTACGACCACCTGGCAGAGGTGCCGTACCAGTACAAGGAACTGCTCGGAGCCATCTGGAGGGAGCCGCTCCAGCCGCGGCTGGACGCCGGCGAGCGGGCCCGCACCCTCGCCTCGCTCCTCCACACGGACCCACAGGGCCGGGCGTTCACGGCCGAGCTCGTCGCCCGCTCGGGGCTCGCCCCGACCGTCTGGCTCCAGCGGCTCTTCGCGGCGCTGCTGCCCCCGCTGCTGCACTTCCTCTACCGCTACGGAACGGTCTTCTCCCCGCACGGAGAGAACGCCATCGTCGTCTACGACGACCACGACGTTCCCGTCCGCCTCGCGATCAAGGACTTCGTCGACGACGTGAACGTGAGCGCCCAGCCGGTGCCCGAGCACGCGTCCATGCCGGAGGACGTGCGGCGGATCCTCCTCACCGAGGAGCCGGGCTTCCTCACCCAGTTCATCCACGCGGGTCTCTTCGTGGGCGTCTTCCGCTACCTCGCCCCGCTGTGCGAAGAGCAACTGAACGTCCCGGAGGCGGAGTTCTTCTCACTCGTCAGGGCGGAGATCCTCCGGTACCAGGCGCGCT
- a CDS encoding GNAT family N-acetyltransferase, which translates to MPPTDAHTDSGSGPAPRPGGGAEDTLDLRLPDDFLMLFRGHDGAGPQDPASPASPTPTPAPAPVREPGRPGGPVAATAPGACRGQATAAPRAPATTGGGPVGDLLDNLGGWEPADTSAGVFRLVPVILERDLALISRWMNDPAVAAFWELAGPDSVTADHLRSQLDGDGRSIPCLGVLDEKPMSYFEIYRADLDPLARHYPARPHDTGIHLLIGGVVDRGRGIGSALLRAVSDLVLDNRPRCTRVLAEPDMRNTPSVSAFLTAGFRYSAELDLPDKRAALMVRDRALRNLL; encoded by the coding sequence TTGCCTCCCACCGATGCGCACACCGACAGCGGGTCCGGCCCCGCGCCCCGGCCGGGAGGGGGTGCGGAGGACACGCTCGACCTACGGCTGCCGGACGACTTCCTCATGCTGTTCCGCGGGCACGACGGTGCCGGGCCGCAGGACCCGGCATCGCCCGCGTCGCCCACGCCCACGCCCGCACCGGCGCCGGTGCGGGAGCCGGGACGGCCCGGCGGCCCGGTCGCGGCAACGGCTCCCGGTGCGTGCCGGGGCCAGGCAACGGCAGCGCCCCGGGCACCGGCGACGACCGGCGGCGGCCCTGTCGGCGACCTGCTCGACAACCTGGGGGGCTGGGAGCCGGCGGACACGTCCGCCGGCGTCTTCCGCCTTGTCCCCGTGATCCTCGAACGTGATCTCGCGCTGATCAGCCGATGGATGAACGACCCCGCGGTCGCCGCCTTCTGGGAGCTGGCCGGACCCGACTCCGTCACCGCCGATCATCTGCGCTCACAACTGGACGGTGACGGCCGGAGCATCCCCTGCCTCGGCGTCCTCGACGAGAAGCCCATGAGCTACTTCGAGATCTACCGGGCCGACCTCGATCCGCTGGCCCGCCACTATCCCGCGCGCCCGCACGACACCGGTATCCATCTGCTCATCGGCGGCGTCGTGGACCGCGGCCGTGGCATCGGGTCCGCCCTCCTTCGAGCCGTATCCGATCTCGTTCTCGACAATCGGCCTCGATGCACCCGCGTCCTCGCCGAGCCCGACATGCGCAACACCCCCTCCGTCTCCGCATTTCTCACCGCAGGCTTCCGCTACTCCGCCGAACTCGACCTTCCCGACAAGAGAGCCGCCCTGATGGTCCGTGACCGCGCCCTGCGGAACCTGCTGTGA